Proteins from one Periplaneta americana isolate PAMFEO1 chromosome 6, P.americana_PAMFEO1_priV1, whole genome shotgun sequence genomic window:
- the LOC138700857 gene encoding coenzyme Q-binding protein COQ10 homolog A, mitochondrial, which translates to MATLKGASGWRILNSYYNEARSFATIRFAKPEYESPVIQHCLITVPIRGFFNLPKITDKKKEYVGKKLVGYSMEQMYTVVSDVENYKQFVPFCKKSTVWARGPQHMKADLVIGFPPIHESYTSRITLRKPSLVRAVCTEGKLFNHLLTEWRFSPGLKGNVHSCIIDFSVSFEFRSLLHSQLAHVFFNEVVRQMEEAFLHEATSRFGKPSVRTQRLRVVSLGS; encoded by the exons ATGGCAACTCTAAAGGGCGCAAGCGGTTGGCGAATTCTTAATAGTTATTACAATGAAGCGAGGTCTTTCGCGACAATTAG GTTTGCAAAGCCAGAATATGAGTCACCAGTCATTCAACACTGTTTAATTACAGTTCCAATTCGAGGATTTTTCAATCTGCCAAAAATCACTGACAAGAAGAAGGAATATGTGGGCAAGAAACTCGTAGG ATATTCCATGGAGCAGATGTACACCGTTGTGTCGGACGTGGAGAACTACAAGCAGTTCGTTCCGTTCTGCAAGAAGTCCACTGTATGGGCGCGGGGACCACAGCACATGAAGGCAGACCTGGTGATCGGGTTCCCGCCCATCCACGAGAGCTACACGTCACGCATCACGCTGCGCAAGCCCAGCCTGGTGCGAGCCGTGTGCACGGAGGGCAAGCTGTTCAACCACCTGCTGACGGAGTGGCGCTTCAGCCCCGGTCTGAAGGGCAACGTGCACAGCTGCATCATCGACTTCTCCGTGTCCTTCGAGTTTCGCTCTCTGCTGCATTCGCAGCTGGCGCACGTGTTCTTCAATGAGGTGGTGCGGCAGATGGAGGAGGCTTTCCTGCACGAAGCCACCAGCCGCTTCGGCAAGCCGTCCGTCAGAACCCAGCGCCTCAGGGTTGTGTCCCTCGGCTCCTGA